The DNA region ACATATCAAAATATAACCAATTACAATCAGTTCTTAAGTAgaataatttttcattatttatttctgtGATAAATGAAACCTACCTTATGATTGGAATTTGAAATGTCAATGTTAAGGTTAAGAACATAGTAAGATCATTAGGGAAATGGTTTTCATCCTTCATTTTTGTAGTTTGATATTTCTTGGTTGCATGCACTGGTCTCTGAGAGAAATTTGATCCCATTAAAGTTAGTAGAAGTTTTATCAGCTTTTTCTGGAGGCCAAGTGTTCAACTTATCCTGAAGAGAGCTGCCCTGTTTTCCATTTCATCTTTTCTATTTCCCACCAGATGCagctttctctgttttcctctgcttGCTAATGCACATCTTCTCTGAAGAGCCTCTTTTCAGATATGCTGTCCTGGTGTACCTCTCGGGTTATTCTGCTTCTCAACTTTTAAGTACTTTCTCCAGGTGCCTTATGACTTGTTCTTTCACTGATTACAATAGAAATGATTTTGGCCAAGAATTTAATTTCTTATGATGACATCTATGTCAGTCAAAAAtgcaacaatgaaaaaaaaatcctcccataTATTTGGCCTGGGTACAATGTATTATCATTGACTGAAAATCAAATTTTGATCTTTGAAAACTatagtttcagttttcagttaaaaacaggGCTCTATATTCAATATGAGATTTTGCTGCTGCTACGGATTTCATGTGGAAAGCACTTGGAAACTATAGTGATGTACAACATTGAAAAGACCTTAAATAGGTAGAATGTAAATAAAACATCGTTTTCCATCTGGTtatgatcctttttttttcttaaggtaaGAGATGAGAGGAACATGCTGAAGGTTATTACTCGAATGCACAGAATTTCCATGATTCTAAAATTACTTGTGGAACAGTTCTCAGTTTTGGAAACTATGACTGCGCTGGACTTCTTTGATTTCAGGTGAATACTTAATCCTTCTCTGCAGTAACCCATGAACGAATAATTGTCATCCTTAAAGCTAATTGTGAATTTAAGGCAGGACTTGCATGTGTCCTGGCAGCCTGAAATACCTGATCATTCAACAAGATGAGAGCATACTTGAAAGAGACAGCCATAACATTAGAGTACGAGGATCGGCCAGGAAGTTGAACTTGAATGCAAGTCCAGCACACTCTGCAATGATGTACAAGCTACTTTTTGATATTTATGCTTGATGCTTTAAAATATGATGAATTAAAATAATGGCAGAAACAACAGAAACTACTGTATTCTGCTTGTGTCTCTGATCTGCCTGATGCCTGACTTTAACGCCATCCAGCATCCCATCCACTTCTGCACTGTTTTAatatcctttcctttctttcaatgTTCCCTAACTTAAAAGCACATGAAACTGCAATTTTGCTTCCATTTGAAGTTTGAAACGTGTGTTTCTTCTACCCTTCcagtagaggaaaaataaatgagaatctAGAATTCTTGCTTCTGCTATTCAATATCATACTGTTAATAACATACTGATAAGCAATTATAAGATCAAATCAATTATTTGTTTTCACCAGATCTTGTATCTTCAATTTAAAGTATATTACAATTATCCAGCAATGTGGGATTTCAGGTTACTTTTATTAAACAGTTCTTTCCACATGGCCAACATGATTTAAGCCTGAAACAAAACCATTAATAAATCCCTCAAATAAAACCCACTAAGTTTTTTTCTGGACATTATTCTATTTCATAGATGGTGACTACTCTTAAGTGCAACAAGcctatttaaaatgcatttatttacattttaatgatGTGAAAATTTTCCTAATATCTGCTTGGAGTGaagctgctttttctgtttggaaAGGAAATGATACTCACTAAAGTTTCCTCCTGtaccacacacaaaaaatgcttttttaaaacacaatataaacatgtgcatgtgtctgtgtgcaaACAAACAATATATAGCTAGAAAAAAATTATACATTGTGgttgcattaaaatagctttTATCTGTATTATCTTAACTGCAATCATACTACAAAAGTTCAGACAGCTATTTGATATTCTTCAAATGTGAGAAATgtagtttttccttttgttaagaATCAGAGAACCCCATCCCATAAAATAATTACctttttttatgtcttttttttcttttctcctactCCCATAGAGACTACTTAAGCCCAGCCTCAGGTTTTCAGAGCCTGCAGTTTCGCTTGCTAGAGAACAAAATTGGTGTTCCCCAAAGCCTGAGAGTCCCCTATAACAGAAGGCATTATCGCGATAACTTCAAGGGGCAGGATTATGAGCAACTGCTTAAATCGGAGCAAGAGCCAACACTGCTGCAACTTGTGGAGGTAACCGTGTCTGTCCTACGgcttaccttttttttcctcactcccAAGAATGTTCTTCATCGGCGTCAGTGACAAATTCTTTTCCCTTGAGAGAAGCAAGCAAGCTGTCAGTCACCCCGTCAATCACAATCTGGATTCTTAGCAAATTTAATATGAGAGGGAGTCAGTCATCAGGAAACCAACAGCACTGCTGATTTTTCAGGACATTTCCTCTTGTCTGAAGAGAAAAGCCTGAGTGTTAAACTGGTGAATTGCATTCTGGAAGTCTAAGATGTCTAACAATATTTATGTACCGCTTCATTTCCACTGTTTTTCATGACCTTAAACTCTGTTTTAGAAGAAAACTTTTGAAATATTTCCACTGTTAGTGATGCTTACAGTTATTAGAGAAGTccaacaaagaaaagcaaaatatgctaacctagaaaggagaaaaagatgttTATCTTATGTTTCATTATCACTTACCTTGATTTTAGTCTGACTTTGTCTCAAAATTATGAATGACTCAAACACAGTAATTTGTCTAACAACTCCCTTGTCATTTTCGTAATTAAATTTACAAAACTTTCTAAAGAATAATGCAATATAAGCCTCAACAGCATCCACTTCTATTAATTAGCCCTGTGACAAAATTATTCTCTATTCATTCATCTAATGACAGCTCTTATAAAATGTATATGAGGTTTATGTAACTCTTCTTCCTTTATAAAGACTTGATGTTATTGAGGTTTCGTTCAGATGAGAAGGAGCTAAATCAAATTATCCCTAAAGGGAGTCTGACCAAAAAGCTTCCTAAgctttttcttcctaatttcATTCCTATTACTATAAGGAAATCAAAGAGGAAGCTCTGATAATTGCCAAGTGTTTTGTATTATCACTTCCTTGTATTTTGAGGTAAGTTAATGACAGCGTGCTTGATCAGTAATCACCCCTTCTGACTTAATAAAAACTAGTTGTTTCATTAGATCGTTCTGTATCTTCCTCATGAGACTTATCTTTACATTTATCCTATTTATGTGGGATAAGACTGTTTCCCTGTACCTATAAAGGGAATTGGTGTTAAAGATACTGTTAGAATGAGACAGCTTTTGTCTTCCAACACTGGTCATTTAAGAATTACTTAGAACCTGTGGATATGTTTGCATGGCATCATTATATAGGTATAAATCTTGCATGCGGACACCTGTATTACACTAATAAGCACCTATACAGGAAAGTAAACTGGAACAACTGTAGCAATATAATTACGTTGCTATAACTTGTAATTCTTTGGtaatttatttacattattaATATTTGAATACATCATTATTATTAAAGGCATGGCTGGAAAGAACACCAGGACTTGAAGCAGAAGGATTTGATTTCTGGGCACAATTTGAAGTGAATGTTTTAAGAGGTCTAGAAGAGGAATTTGCCATGGTGCAGGTATATAATATACTCCTGATCTAGCTATAAGCAAAGACAGCTGGCAAGACCACATCCTGAAATTCAGTTTGCCATTTTAGACCAATTGCAGTTTCTCAGTCACTTCACTTAATCTTCAGCAGCCTCCGTTTGCAAGAGGCAGAAAAAATTGCACATTTTTTCCAGGAAATCTGAGTAAATTTTTAATTTGACATCTAAGAATGTTTAAAGCATGTGATATATGGATTTTAATTGCAAAAGAAAAGGGATATTATCAGTGGAAGGTCTGAAATTGATTTTACAGAAACTAGAACTTCACCTTGAGTGTTTGCATCTACAGTTCAGAGTAAGACTCCACAAAGTTTGAGTCCATATGGACTATGGAAAGTCCTGCAGCTTCATTATCAACTGCCCATTTCTACTGAATGATATATGGCAATTTGCTGATATGTGATCATTTGAATTGCAATGGCAAAAGAGCACAAAAAAGTGTTCATTTTTAGAAGTGATTTAGCTATCCCAGAATATTGTAAGGCATGTAGGTTTAAGTGCATGTTTAACGGAAAAAAATACTATAAAGTAAGAATTAATCAAGTTCCTGAGAATATCTGTTTACAGCCTTCTAACCCCCTCATCTATTTACAATTTGTCCTTTTCTGCACAAGGGGTGTTTCTTTTGCCTTGAAAATGAAGAAGTAAAATAATTAGACTTCAAACAAATGAAGGTTAGGTGTTTCTAAGGCCTAAAGACCTAAAGAAAAGTGATATGCTGCacctttttttgaatattcatttATCTGAATTGTATAACAGCTATttaattgtatatatttttttgtacaTTTTGTCAAAATTGTGTTTTGCAAAAGACAATAACTCATCTACCTTGTTTGAACATACAGTCCTTACATTTAAGGTATGAGCTTACAAAATAttaatgatggaaaaaaaaattacatcatgGATCATTCAACAGCTTAATTTTGCCCTACTGAATTCTAAAAACTACTTTTGCTTTAAATATCAAAGGCCAAACCAGAGTCAGAAGAAAAAGATGACTTATTATCGGAACTCCAGAAACAGAAAGATGTACTTCTTTCATTATTTGATGAAAAACGCCATGAACACCTTCTTAGTAAAGGtagaatatattaatatatgttaatatacactttttgtattttatatatgatACAGATTTAATTATCACCTGGTATCATTAAATTTGCAGAAAAATCAGCAACAAACTAAAGACACTTGTATTTTACAGGAGAAAGAAGACTGTCTTATAAAGCACTGAAGGGTGCCCTAATGATCTACTTCTACAGGTAATGTTAGAAGATGCATCTTCAGTGTTTACTGGCAGCAGGAGAGGTGCAGATTAAGGACATAATCACAGACTAATTTAGGCTGGAATGGACCTTGGAAAGTCACCTGTTCCAACCGTCCGCTCAAGCCAGGGCCATTACTTAGATCCAAGTTCAAAGTCAGCTGAGGCCGCTCAGGGCAGTGAAGCTAGAAGTATCTTCCTGGGTGGAGGTCCCACAGCCTCTCCAGGTGGCTGCTTCTGGTGTTTGACCACATGTTGGGTCTCAGATTGAAATGAGCAAATGTCTCGTGCAAACTGCACTACAGTGGCCTACAAAGATTTGGAATATTTTTCCAAGGATGAGAGAAAGAGGACAGATTGAGACTTACATGGCAGAAGCTTTTACTGGAATATCTCCTGGATTTCACTACCAATTTAGGAAAAATTTATGTAAGTCAGTGTTACACATTGCTGAAGCGATACTTTGAAAAATATAGTGCATCATTAACACAAGAGGtctctttgtttcttctctttcattttcccaGAGAAGAGCCTCGTTTCCAGGTTCCCTTTCAGCTTCTTACTTCTCTTATGGATATTGATGTACTCATGACCAAATGGAGATGTAAGTTTCTCACTTTTACTGTGATATTATCCCTTTAAGATCcaaataaacttttatttcacTCTCTCTTACACTAGTTATACCCAGACTTTTAGAACTAAACTTCTGAGTTCAtccttttactttttattttaagaatgatGTTTTTGTATGTTGGTGAAGAGAAAAGATGAACACCTTTCTTTGTGGGTTAATAACAATCTTATTTTCCAGTGCCCCCCAAAAATTCATGACTACATCACTTCACATGCAAACattccttctgcttcttcccTATCTAGGCAACCATAAATGAATGTATTAACTCTGTATTAACAGATTATGATAATGTATAATAGTGTATTCATTCTGTACTAGCAGAATTAATCATTTTGTACCAGCTGACTGAAAAGTGGCAGAATTAATTCTTGCCTTGCTGAAGACCTGTCATCTGTCTATGATCTTTAATATTTCAGTTGATACACCTTGATATGACCAACCCTTTGGTTATATTTTACCATTGGCCACATGCCCTGTCCTTGATTTGTATTCCTTAGATAACCATGTGTGCATGGTGCACAGAATGATTGGTAGCAAGGCTGGCACAGGAGGCTCATCAGGTTACCACTATTTGCGCTCAACAGTGAGGTAAGACTAATGCGACTCCCGTTATTTGAAATAGCAGTTCATAGATATTGTAATGGTAAGGGACAGATTTCAAGCAGCTCATTGGGGGTTAGAgtgctgttttttccctttttagactcctttgtttcttcctcttcctagCTGTTATACATTTACCCATCAGTTGACATATATAGATTCTCAGGCATTTGGGGCAAACCCCCCACCCTTTCAATCACTCATATAAAGCGCCTTTTATAATTCTCAGTCAATGGATCTAGGCACTACTGTAATAGAAATAATATTAATACTGCACTGTTTAGCTTGTGTGCTATCCATGCCAAGTTAATTCAGTGATACAGGCTGAAAATGGAGTCCAGTCTACTGTGTGACTGTTGGCAGTTTCTTTATTTCTTAGCATGACCTCCAATTGTACAACTGATGGTACTACAATTGAGGATTGAATTTGTTCTGAAATGTGATATTAATTAATACTTTCTAGCTGTGCAGGCAACAATCAGAAACATGCTTCCTTCTGTGCATGAAGcagaaaaagattttaaagaagGGAGCATCCTCTCCTAATGGATGGTCTGGGCCTGAGCACAGATCACTTCAACTGGGTAGAACTTCTCAAACACAAAATTTGAGTATTCAGCTAGGTGGCCAGTTCAAAGTTCATAGTTACAGCTACATCCTTACAGTCCTGAACCACATGATGTTAAAGAGCACTGGAATATTTGAAACAACTTCCTCTACAAGACCTTCTCTTAAGGTTGTTTCCAAAGAGAAACAGTATGTAGTTAGTGACTGGCATGGCTGTGGGCATCTATTCCCATCTCAAACATCAGAGTAGGGGTGGAATAGAAAGCAGTCAGTTTGATTGAATTCAATGAAGATGGCCTAAGGCTAAAGGTTCAGTCTTTTCAGCAAGCCTTCTCCCTCATCCTTAATTTCAGATCAACATTCTTCCTAGATAAATTCTACTTTGTTTCTAGTACAAGAGTGGAAGGATGGCGATTAGAGCCTACACAATCTGCATTTTTAGGAGAAAGATGCGAAAGCCTGCTGTGGCCTAGAAAGTTAGGTTTGGGCTTTTACTCTGGAAGAAGAAGGGTGGTTAGTGCAGAAGGCTTATTAAACAAAATCAAAGAGAGAACGATTCCTGAGGATTTTGAAGTTATGGCCCTTCTACGCCAATACAGCAGTTTTAATTGTTTTGATTGTCTTTTTCAGTGACAGATACAAGGTGTTTGTGGATTTGTTCAATCTTTCAACATTTTTAGTGCCAAGACACTGGATACCAAAGATGAATCCGACTATTCACAAATTCCTTTATACAGCAGAATATTGCGACAGCTCCTATTTTAGCAGTGATGACTCAGATTAAAGTACCTTTCCAGGATGATTGCTCTAAAGAATTTCAGAACTATCACACTGACTGGTGCTATCTCTCAAATATAGCAACTGTTCTTGTACAGTGAGGGtgtgtaaatatgtatttatgtgtGAATAGTATAATCAGCTTATGGCAGAAATTCAATTATTTGTAAAAAATCTGTATTGCATTAGGCTATATTGAGGCTAAAATGACATCCCAATTGAACTCAATGGCCAATTTAACTCAGCGTAAGTGTTAAAAACTGAGGTTGGTGTCTTAAAGCCTTCTTCATCTAAGGAAAGAGAGTAAATCAGAATTACCATGATCATACCTTATTTGTACATATTTTTGTACTTGTTAGTGTGCCTAATGGCTGTTAGTAAATTACTTCTTCTAGTTTAGGATGTAATTAGTCTTAACAACTTCAGAAAAATATTAGTATCTGAGCCTTAGTGGAATTTCAAAAGGAATTTTGGggtaagattttcaaaagcaagatTTTAGAAAAATCTTAAGTCTTGAATCTATGGAAACTGAAGcctcttgatttttttaatataaattaggAATCATTTTTCCTGTGTGTTGTTACACATGAATAGAAATCTCATCAGTAAAAACACTTACTGTTAAAAATAGTAGATATAACTGAAGTACTTCATTTTGCACTTCAAATAAAGCAGTATTAAAGCTCTTCTTTTGTTGTCTTCTTCTAAAGCAAGCATAATGTTCAAACAACAATATGACAAACGTTTAAAGTTTTTCAATTCAAAATATCATTGCAATAAGGACACAATTGATGTATAGTAAAACTGAGGCAAATTTGGCCAGAGAGTATTGAAAGAGCTGTGTCTGCTTCTCATTAGATGGACTCTTGTCTTTCTAAACGTTTCCCTTGGAAATACCAGAAATTAAGGCATACACAGCATGTGTGAATTGTTCTGTATCTTAGTGTAAACACTTATGACTGGTAAAATCACCTCAAAATTGTTAACATCGGTAGAACTTCTGTGTTTGATACTACTATAACGTTATGCTTATCAGTGCTGATTTATAACTTTAGCTATTGTTTTCCAGTTAGTACAGTGTGCTACTCATTCTTTGTGAACTGTTAAGGAAAGGTTGTATTAGAGAATATGTACATATACTTCTCCTTTTGCTAATCTGAAGTTTTCAGCCAGTAAAATTCAGTCAGTTGCTGAACTACCTGAAGTAGAAATACACAGCAATTGGtcattctttcatttaaaatattaacaaagcAAAGTGGAAGGACTAAAATGACAACACTTACAATGAAGAATTATGAATATTCATTGCATTTGTCATAAGATTATTTAACAGGGAACTATTAACATGGTATCACAAGCGAGTGCAAAAATTACAAAATTGCTTCCATACTTTTCATAATAGTGCTTCATAAAGGATACAGGTGGACTAGAAGGCATTCTAGCTGAAAAATTCAGAGCATTTTAGAATTGCATGTTTAGCTCTGAATTCTGTTTATATTCACCTGCAACGGCATTTTTACAGATCAGCAAAGCTGGAACCACTTTTTGTTTCCCAACAAGTCCCTCCAATCAGCACAGGTTCAAGAATACTCTTAAACAGTTCTGTAGGGAAATTCAGCATCCACTCTATATGGAGTATTCTACGACTGCTGCCTTTTTAAAGGTGGCAAACATATTAACAGTCCCCTCCCACCGCCCGCCAAAGCCTTTTCTATAATAAACAAATTTCTGAATTTGCACTTTGCAATGGGCTTCAGTGTTAGCATGAAgtagagaagaaagaaagcatGGAACTGACACAGCTCTCAAAGCACAGAAGAGCTGATTTGCAAACACATATGTCCTGTTAGGACACACGACATACCTTCATGTCAAGCCACTGCCTCTGTTTGTCTAAATACAGCCCACTTAACAGTTACTTCTTGCTTTTCTATACATCTAACAAACTAGTTTAGAAAACTTGGATACTCCAGGCACATCCCAAAACATATTCGTTGCTCTGAAGAACATACAAGTTATATTTACCCAAGAAAGGTCAAAGACTGAAATGGAAGGACAGCAGCAATACAGAGACACTGGTTGCTCTGGAAACAACTTTATGactctgcatctccctcctttaTTCCTCTAGCTTTAGAAAAGAAGTAGGATTCTACAAAAAGAAGGACAAAATGCATGTGTGTCAGAGATACCAGAAAACCAAAACAGACATCAAAGCataacagaatattttcttctaaccctccctcctccccaaaataAAAGCAGACTTAAACATGGTTCTTCTCACATTCAAAGCATTTCAGTTATACTCTGTAATACTGTTGATTTCTTGATTCAAATTCCATATCATCTGTCATCACTACATTCCTTGTCAGAAGACTTCTTATGGAGTGGATTTTTTAGTATTTGACACCTTCTGGATAGAGTTCAAATTCACAGTTTCAGTCCATTTTTGTAACTTCCTTTTTCCTCACTCTGCAGTCAACACTCAGCTCTCTCATTCCAGGGAAGATTCGAAATGCAACACACAttccaaataaaaacattttttaaaaccttgGCCAAGCCATATCTGCCCAAAAGAGGAAATTTCCTGTAGTTTCTTAATTTAGGAAATGTTGCTTTGAAGTAAAGTCTTCACATGCAGTGTACACCAAACTATTAACCAAATAATAATTGTGGTCTTTGGCAAATAAATGTCAAACAAACACTGATGAAACTGTATCCGCTATACctacaaatgaaacaaaaagatttttgaaTAAATACTGGAAACAGAGCTGCATCAAATTAGACTTGACAAAAATAAGTTTCCAGAATTTGTATCCTATTCCCCCTCTCCTCCACGTCATGACAGTAGGTGAACTGCAAGGGAACAGAggcctttttatttctttgttgatTGACACTGTTTATAGTTGAGCTCTACTCACCTCTCTTCTCTGCTTTCATGTTCAAAATTTTAGATCTTGAGGATTCAGCATTAGTGCAATATGGGTGCTGAATCTAAACCTTAAAATAATCTTCCTTCTTAATCAGATGCACCATCACATTTAGTTTGCTAGTGGTAAACTAATAGACAACAGGAAACTATGAAGCTTTGTAAGATCACCAAGAGACTAGAGAACACAGTTTCTTTTACAagagacattttaaaacactCGTATACACACTAATACACACAGAGCAACTACGCTTTTATTCATGCTCTGTTCAAGTCTTTTTGGATTGTTGTATTCCTCGAAGTACTAAGACCAAAGTCTGACTATAGCTTGTGAAGGTATCAAAGGGTGACAGCTCTCAACCTCAACAGTAACATCAGAGCACTCCTAAAGGGGAAAACATCACGTGTTGAGGAAGGGGAATAACTACTACATAGGAGCAGCCAGTAAAGATTAGCACACAACACAAAAAGTGAAAGATCCTGCTTTCTCAGCAAACAACTTTGAAAATAATGAAGATGTTCTTCCTGACCACCTCTGCAATTGACTTGCTTTAATTACCATTACTGCTAAATCTTTGTTTCCAAATAGTTTGTTTATACAAccataaatgcaaataaaagttTCAGCAACATTCAACAGCTATGATTGGGCTGTATTGACTCTATTCACGTTGTTCTGAACTTAACTGAGTGCAGACTGGCTACAAACTAAATATTATCTATTCTCATTTGAAGATGATTTACATCAGCTTACACCTTTTACAATGGCTGTGAAAGATACTGTGAAACGTACACAAGGTATGGATCTTTCTCATGGAAGGTAAAGTCAACAAAAGACCTATAGTATTTGTCTAACAAAAGAATTCAAAGGATGCACAACACTTACTGCCTAGCAGTCCAATCCCAGCAATTAGGCTCAGCAACCTTTGCCTGTGAACAGGGGCTTTACCCGCCTGACCTCTAcatccagcagctcagcagaaacaGGGTTGTTAAGTATTCTTACGCTTTATACAGCTCTATCTTTTGTATAGTGTTTTACAATCATTCAGCTACATGGCTTGCTTCAACTaggaaatgatttatttatttttccacctGGACTCATCTAACcctcttttaaaatacagaaatgactTCTATTTTCTCTCTGAGGTCTCCCCTTATATTGCTTTACTTATATGGAGTATCCCAGCATATGGCCTTTACCACTCACATTATTTTTTGTCAGACTTACCACAGACATTGCTGCCTATCTTAACACGAACA from Apteryx mantelli isolate bAptMan1 chromosome 5, bAptMan1.hap1, whole genome shotgun sequence includes:
- the TDO2 gene encoding tryptophan 2,3-dioxygenase: MRKGGRSSFGSTSSVYAQECSSASSDPGIMSGCPFMGNTYQFNFSKLSLEDEKDDKSQEGLNKASKGGLVYGDYLQLNKILNAQELQSEKKGNKIHDEHLFIVTHQAYELWFKQILWEMDSVRVIFQNGRVRDERNMLKVITRMHRISMILKLLVEQFSVLETMTALDFFDFRDYLSPASGFQSLQFRLLENKIGVPQSLRVPYNRRHYRDNFKGQDYEQLLKSEQEPTLLQLVEAWLERTPGLEAEGFDFWAQFEVNVLRGLEEEFAMVQAKPESEEKDDLLSELQKQKDVLLSLFDEKRHEHLLSKGERRLSYKALKGALMIYFYREEPRFQVPFQLLTSLMDIDVLMTKWRYNHVCMVHRMIGSKAGTGGSSGYHYLRSTVSDRYKVFVDLFNLSTFLVPRHWIPKMNPTIHKFLYTAEYCDSSYFSSDDSD